The following are encoded in a window of Naumovozyma castellii chromosome 8, complete genome genomic DNA:
- the NCAS0H03090 gene encoding uncharacterized protein (ancestral locus Anc_2.599), protein MQGGIRRKKDVLPRYKTGHGKYSPRKNTGFLTTPMKKIIAYCMLLGLLYLVLNLAFADSRQATTLELDDVNLSALLEDTSIPVKGSGSGSGSEAGSGKKKSILDSSNNDHPAKVPKEKFNNEVAMQQEVKNLENDLKPKVASPKADQKNLGAAAAGAGAPAAAAGSKQQDSNKIDNEKAPSEHPAKEVLKEEQEKSTEKNAKVKQETKEELENQKKLKLEKLQEDVAKEEKFVD, encoded by the coding sequence ATGCAAGGAGGCATCAGAAGAAAGAAGGACGTCCTGCCACGTTACAAGACGGGTCATGGCAAATACAGTCCCAGGAAAAACACTGGGTTCCTTACCACACCcatgaagaaaattataGCATATTGTATGCTACTAGGTCTCTTATATTTGGTTTTGAACCTGGCATTTGCTGATTCTCGTCAAGCTACCACTTTGGAATTGGATGACGTTAATTTGTCAGCCTTGCTGGAGGATACTTCCATCCCTGTGAAGGGTTCCGGTTCTGGTTCCGGTTCTGAAGCTGGTTCagggaagaagaagagtaTATTGGACTCTAGTAATAATGATCATCCGGCAAAAGTaccaaaggaaaaatttaataatgaagtcGCCATGCAACAGgaggtgaaaaatttggaaaatgatttgaaaccaaAAGTGGCTTCTCCAAAAGCTGATCAAAAGAATTTGGGTGCTGCTGCCGCCGGTGCTGGTGCAcctgctgctgctgctggttcaaaacaacaagattcaaataaaattgataatgaaaaggCTCCCTCGGAACATCCAGCAAAGGAAGTGTTGAAGgaggaacaagaaaagagtACTGAGAAAAACGCTAAAGTGAAACAAGAGACAAAGGAGGAATTAGAAAACCAAAAGAAActaaaattggaaaaattacaagaagATGTCGCTAAGGAGGAAAAATTTGTAGATTAA
- the DPC7 gene encoding Dpc7p (ancestral locus Anc_2.605), giving the protein MKQTAVRTFQRQIPRFGQASLFHKTMGTTNSATQRKELIAGTLSVLAITAGYGLYRQTGDRSEIKEIYKKERNT; this is encoded by the coding sequence ATGAAACAAACAGCAGTCAGAACATTTCAAAGAcaaattccaagatttgGACAAGCCTCCCTTTTCCATAAGACAATGGGGACAACAAATTCTGCAACTCAAAGGAAGGAATTAATTGCAGGAACACTTTCTGTCTTAGCTATTACCGCAGGCTATGGATTATACAGACAAACCGGCGATCGCAGCgagattaaagaaatatataaaaagGAGAGAAATACCTAA
- the MSN4 gene encoding stress-responsive transcriptional activator MSN4 (ancestral locus Anc_2.598), with protein MLATKKENTSTLTNSLEREAAVVPEEQNNNDSNNNSLSLNLRKDKPQLVSSASNSTSTSTSNNNTQSPEYTFSNLSFDYNFRTDSAQTMVNNSTINLKAGFLDSNTPNSTTTTNNKSKSGNHYNSNNKISVSNSLSSSTTRLDTDSSTIKDELSSPNPHSLATPTAMNDLLAMLDAKEQHPTNVNSSSIISSSNLNSGATSQTSSSPLNATSLQLQDALSPLLNDHHRTFNPNIFLDSQKNLSKFQKRSSQNSAIDINEMVSAKGTNLPQATNNNSFLDDLVSTDLLMDEDLTHNDNDNDNNDNDNNNNNDDETQTIREIKRRLSEVVSPSFPTMTDSRNSISHSIDFWNLPTDTKNNNNNNTNDNAIELDEPEIINNELHDTFSDYSMNFNNNEKPKQQQVQQVQPTTLNELVRKNSIASPKSPPLNRRRSSVGILKHPAQRSFMPVFDTDLSGELFDKLYNNDNVKVVPWENSLLSDDEAEELGISHRNSLNVFKSPIIPQTSNVNIDNNDNIAQTLNSFNMKFQESIDNTTTHSLMNSPPNPKFIKPSMMLNDNASMAAKLATTGVEQFDMIPNMTENSTQNYDISLSSPIDLQNAFSSLSSMASPIPNILPTTASSATGSSKQINPRRRKSSISPTSPHNNSNNSTAHTSRRASVSVTPGSLDDKNKPFKCSECIKAFRRSEHLKRHIRSVHSSERPFACMFCEKKFSRSDNLSQHLKTHKKHGDF; from the coding sequence ATGCTGGCtacaaagaaggaaaatacTTCAACTCTCACGAATTCCTTGGAAAGGGAAGCTGCTGTTGTACCGGAAGAGCAGAATAATAACGATAGCAATAACAATTCGTTATCTTTGAACTTGAGAAAGGATAAGCCACAACTCGTGTCTTCTGCATCAAATTCAACCTCCACTTCTACATCTAATAACAATACACAATCTCCAGAATATACTTTCTCCAATCTTTCTTTCGATTATAATTTCCGTACAGATTCCGCTCAAACAATGGTAAACAATAGCACAATTAATTTAAAAGCTGGCTTTTTAGATTCAAATACTCCAAATTCAACAACTACAACTAACAATAAAAGCAAATCAGGGAACCATTACAACTCTAACAACAAGATTTCCGTATCCAATTCACTATCTTCCTCTACAACAAGATTAGATACAGATTCTTCCACTATAAAGGATGAATTATCTTCACCAAATCCTCATTCTTTAGCTACACCCACGGCAATGAATGATTTATTAGCCATGTTAGATGCAAAGGAACAACATCCAACAAATgtaaattcttcttccatcatttcatcatcaaactTGAATTCAGGTGCCACATCACAaacttcatcttctccCTTAAACGCTACTTCTTTACAATTACAAGATGCATTGTCaccattattgaatgatCATCATCGTACTTTCAAtccaaatatctttttgGACTCACAAAAGAATTtgtcaaaatttcaaaaaagatCGTCACAAAATTCTGCCATtgacattaatgaaatggTATCTGCAAAGGGGACAAATCTTCCACAGGCAACAAACAATAACTCGTTCCTCGATGATTTGGTCTCCACAGACTTATTGATGGACGAAGATTTAACGCACAATGACAATgacaatgataataatgataacgataacaacaataataatgatgatgaaacacAAACAATAAGAGAAATTAAGAGAAGATTAAGTGAAGTCGTATCACCTTCATTCCCAACAATGACAGATTCACGTAATTCCATCTCTCACTCAATTgatttttggaatttgcCAACTGAtacaaaaaataataataataataatactaatgaCAATGCAattgaattggatgaaccagaaataattaataatgaattacaCGATACATTTAGTGATTACAGTATGAATTTCAACAATAACGAAAAACCAAAGCAACAACAAGTGCAACAAGTGCAACCTACAacattaaatgaattagTGAGAAAGAATTCAATTGCAAGCCCCAAGAGTCCACCATTAAATCGTCGTAGATCAAGTGTGGGAATCTTGAAACATCCTGCTCAAAGAAGTTTCATGCCCGTATTCGATACTGATCTATCAGGTGAATTATTCGATAAATTATACAATAATGATAACGTTAAAGTGGTCCCATGggaaaattcattattatccGATGATGAAGCTGAAGAATTAGGTATATCTCATAGAAATAGTTTGAATGTATTCAAATCTCCAATTATACCACAAACCTCCAACGTAAATATcgataataatgataacattGCACAAAcattaaattcatttaatatgaaattccaagaaagtATCGATAATACAACAACTCACAGTTTAATGAATTCACCACCAAatccaaaatttattaaaccTTCCATGATGTTGAATGATAATGCCTCAATGGCAGCTAAATTGGCTACCACGGGTGTGGAACAATTTGATATGATCCCCAATATGACTGAAAACTCTACTCAAAATtatgatatttcattaagtTCTCCAATTGATTTGCAAAAtgcattttcatcattatcatcaatggCATCaccaattccaaatatcttACCTACAACGGCTTCTTCTGCCACAGGAAGTTCCAAACAAATTaatccaagaagaagaaaatcaagTATTTCACCAACAAGCCCTCACaacaatagtaataattCAACAGCTCATACATCAAGAAGAGCAAGTGTAAGTGTTACTCCCGGGTCTCTTGATGATAAGAACAAACCATTCAAATGTAGCGAGTGTATTAAGGCATTTAGACGCAGTGAACACTTGAAAAGACATATACGATCCGTTCATTCATCAGAACGTCCATTTGCATGTATGTTCTGCGAAAAGAAATTTAGTAGAAGTGATAATCTATCACAACATTTGAAAACACACAAGAAACATGGTGATTTTTAA
- the YNK1 gene encoding nucleoside diphosphate kinase (ancestral locus Anc_2.606), which translates to MSHSERTFIAVKPDGVQRGLTSKILARFEDRGYKLVGIKLIQADEQLLSQHYAEHVGKPFFPKMVSFMMSGPILATVWEGKDVVKQGRVILGATNPLSNAPGTIRGDFGIDLGRNVCHGSDSVESANREISLWFKKEELVQWESNQAKWIYE; encoded by the coding sequence ATGTCCCACTCAGAAAGAACTTTTATTGCTGTTAAGCCAGACGGTGTCCAAAGAGGATTAACTTCCAAGATATTGGCCCGCTTCGAAGATAGAGGATACAAGTTAGTAGGTATCAAGTTGATTCAAGCTGATGAACAGTTGTTATCTCAACATTATGCTGAACATGTCGGTAAGCcattttttccaaagatGGTCTCCTTCATGATGTCCGGTCCAATCTTGGCTACCGTCTGGGAAGGTAAGGATGTTGTCAAGCAAGGTAGAGTCATCTTGGGTGCCACCAATCCATTGAGTAATGCTCCTGGTACCATTAGAGGTGATTTTGGTATTGATTTGGGTAGAAACGTCTGTCATGGCAGTGATTCCGTCGAAAGTGCTAACCGTGAAATTAGTTTGTGGTTCAAGAAGGAGGAACTGGTTCAATGGGAATCCAACCAAGCCAAATGGATCTACgaataa
- the MNR2 gene encoding putative Mg(2+) transporter MNR2 (ancestral locus Anc_2.601), whose product MSTFQNNNSNNNNDHSNEEPDDTVPLLSGQNSINSLSNNGSIAGSNRNKRKTKRERRRRMRAATEHHKFPDDNNNDGFEDEEDRDVDRDQDNYNSVTDFDQADSWGMLHESDVGYDAVDNEGFIDHRQSINQMMDRPKKYKPSTTTQGVAHSVPSVSIEVPSHFDKKEGFKKSPFGQLSPSQLEDLVRRNENWKHMSKHESTGNIYPTSPSKMAHDAMQPEHRRNTYANSDVVIDVDALMQHVHEQASSHNNIASSVNHSISQPSGTSLDDVEEDEYNSRPSSRGSSSNSSLDDVCLPMEESEEDDEEKEWPDISVLEEFSQEEIERLRKQAIQDAEAFHFQYDETDEEANTSGSVNTGNGAGEGIFFSKPIVTNIDVPELGNRKVNEAEQLTHGRLRPKKLAPWHLMQRGPLPRVPSKNARISETKMQRDMRDNFLVGRNIQYPPHIVSNNPEHFRFTYFRVDLDSTIHSPTISGLLQPGQKFQDLFCNSVYSQETRHPTRAPSLSPLDTSFPGANTNAANTTKTPTPMPLQSILNKNGSTLSSASMGVPLDDVSPFWLDVVNPTEEEMKVISKAFGIHPLTTEDIFLGEVREKMEIFKDYYFICFRSFDIVAEKHTRRKKEKDTLTSINERDDHSSNAGGVGGGYKSWLPPLLRRRRSSGNKTMSTTSSRKRRKSIIKKQEEKEKFKRKSGDRHKPREGELEPLNVYIIVFRSAVLTFHFAPTPHPINVRRRARLLKDYLNVTSDWLAYALIDDITDAFGPMIELIEDEVYEIEDAILRMNHSGDSSDDSSDSESDSGLGSADEEDERTYIFERRSQRRSLFSRGSNSTSSTSSSSSRSSGDSTFNANLIGWKKKGDMLRRIGECRKRVMSILRLLGSKADVIKGFAKRYNGQWDAAPQAEIGMYLGDIQDHIITMVSSLNHYEKLLSRSHSNYLAQINIDMTKVNNDMNDVLGKITILGTIVLPMNVVTGLWGMNVIVPGQFSESLHWFTGILGSLMVLAYMAYLYTKRRFDF is encoded by the coding sequence ATGAGCACGTTTCAGAATAACAAtagcaacaacaacaatgatCATAGCAATGAGGAACCCGATGATACTGTTCCCCTATTATCGGGCCAAAATTCGATCAATTCCCTGAGCAATAACGGATCAATAGCGGGCTCTAATAGAAATAAGAGGAAGACTAAACGTGAAAGGAGACGAAGAATGAGAGCGGCAACAGAACATCACAAGTTCCCTGACGATAACAATAACGatggatttgaagatgaggaagatcGTGATGTTGATAGAGATCAAGACAACTATAATTCAGTTACCGACTTTGATCAAGCGGATTCTTGGGGAATGTTACATGAATCTGATGTCGGCTACGATGCAGTAGATAATGAGGGGTTCATCGACCACAGGCAATCTATCAATCAAATGATGGATAGACctaaaaaatataaaccATCCACAACCACACAGGGAGTTGCTCATAGTGTTCCATCTGTGTCTATAGAAGTTCCTTCTCATTTTGATAAGAAGGAAGGGTTCAAGAAATCACCTTTTGGCCAACTATCACCTTCACAATTGGAAGATCTGGTGAGAAGGAAtgaaaattggaaacatATGTCCAAACATGAATCTACTGGTAATATCTACCCGACTTCACCTTCCAAAATGGCTCATGATGCGATGCAACCGGAGCATAGAAGAAATACGTATGCGAACAGTGATGTTGTCATAGATGTCGATGCACTCATGCAACATGTTCACGAACAGGCAAGTAGtcataataatattgcTAGCAGTGTCAACCATAGCATCTCGCAACCTAGTGGTACTTCCTTAGATGATGTAGAGGAGGATGAATATAACTCTAGGCCTTCTTCCAGAggttcttcttcaaattcttctctTGATGACGTTTGTCTACCCATGGAGGAAAGtgaagaggatgatgaagaaaaggaatgGCCAGACATATCCGTATTAGAGGAATTTTCTCaggaagaaattgaaagattaagGAAGCAAGCCATTCAAGATGCAGAAGCCTTCCATTTCCAATATGATGAAACTGATGAGGAAGCCAACACATCTGGAAGTGTAAATACAGGAAATGGTGCAGGAGAAGGtatctttttttcaaagcCAATAGTCACAAACATCGATGTTCCTGAATTGGGGAATAGGAAAGTGAATGAAGCAGAACAACTGACACATGGTAGATTAAGACCAAAGAAACTTGCTCCCTGGCATCTAATGCAACGAGGACCATTACCCCGTGTTCCCTCTAAGAATGCAAGAATTTCTGAGACAAAAATGCAACGTGATATGAGAGACAATTTTCTTGTTGGTCGAAACATTCAATATCCACCTCATATTGTGTCTAATAATCCAGAACATTTTAGATTTACGTATTTTCGAGTTGATTTAGATTCCACCATACATTCCCCCACAATTTCTGGGTTATTGCAACCGGGACagaaattccaagatttgTTTTGCAATTCAGTGTATTCGCAGGAAACGAGACATCCTACAAGGGCTCCCTCCCTGTCACCTTTAGATACATCATTCCCAGGTGCTAATACGAATGCTGCCAACACAACGAAGACTCCAACACCAATGCCTCTACAATCAATATTAAACAAGAATGGTTCAACACTATCGTCAGCATCCATGGGGGTACCATTAGATGATGTATCACCATTTTGGTTAGATGTGGTGAATCCCACGGAGGAAGAGATGAAAGTTATCAGTAAGGCATTTGGTATCCATCCTTTGACTACGGAAGATATTTTCCTTGGTGAAGTTCGTGAAAAGATGgaaatctttaaagattattatttcataTGTTTTAGAAGTTTTGATATTGTTGCCGAGAAGCATACTCGTCGaaagaaggagaaggaCACATTGACGTCTATTAATGAAAGAGATGATCATAGTAGTAATGCTGGTGGTGTGGGTGGTGGATACAAGAGTTGGTTGCCACCACTTTTACGTCGTCGTAGATCATCAGGGAATAAAACTATGTCGACTACATCAAGTCGTAAACGTCGTAAGAGTATCATTAAGAAGCAagaggaaaaggaaaaatttaagAGGAAATCAGGTGATAGACATAAACCAAGAGAGGGTGAATTGGAACCATTAAATGTTTACATTATTGTTTTCAGATCAGCTGTATTGACGTTCCATTTTGCTCCGACACCACACCCAATTAATGTCAGAAGGAGAGCTCGTTTATTAAAGGATTATTTAAATGTGACTTCAGATTGGCTTGCATATGCCttaattgatgatattaCGGATGCATTTGGACCAATGATTGAATtgattgaagatgaagtttatgaaattgaagatgcCATATTAAGAATGAATCATAGTGGAGACTCCAGTGATGATTCATCCGATAGTGAATCTGATTCCGGACTTGGTAGTGctgatgaggaagatgaaagaacgtatatttttgaaagaaggtCTCAACGTAGAAGTTTATTTTCTAGAGGGTCTAATAGTACATCATCGACGTCAAGTAGTAGTTCAAGATCTTCTGGTGATTCTACATTTAATGCAAACTTAATTGgatggaagaagaaaggaGATATGTTGAGGCGTATTGGTGAATGTAGAAAAAGAGTTATGAGTATTCTTAGATTATTAGGTTCCAAAGCTGATGTGATTAAGGGGTTTGCCAAGAGATATAATGGACAATGGGATGCAGCACCTCAGGCAGAAATTGGGATGTATTTAGGTGATATTCAAGATCATATTATCACTATggtttcatcattaaatcattatgaaaaattattgagTAGGTCACATTCCAATTATTTGGCACAAATTAATATTGATATGACTAAagttaataatgatatgaATGATGTTTTGGGTAAGATTACCATCTTGGGTACGATTGTTTTACCGATGAATGTTGTTACTGGGTTATGGGGGATGAATGTTATTGTTCCTGGGCAATTTAGCGAATCACTTCATTGGTTTACTGGAATTTTAGGGTCCTTAATGGTGTTGGCATATATGGCGTATTTATATACAAAGAGACGGTTTGatttttaa
- the YET1 gene encoding Yet1p (ancestral locus Anc_2.603), with protein sequence MSLYFTSLFLLLTIQMAVLFISILPLPNKVRKGIFNSYYRLTSSQQSLTVIIILGVLVGLLFADSWKRAQIPVTLYRHKHYENGIEDPNPVTSIQVLATRAYNQRNCYISGFILYFLVCIPTVMSILRRLVKYKDLIIQQEKGLSGDVKVSSDVVTTKEVETLKNLLHEKKTSLEGVKRQVKNLEKYFDEMNKSPNKESVNTKKSE encoded by the coding sequence ATGAGTCTCTATTTTACTTCATTGTTTCTACTACTGACCATCCAAATGGCGGTATTATTCATATCCATCTTACCCCTTCCAAACAAGGTTCGTAAGGGGATCTTCAATTCATACTATAGATTGACATCCAGTCAACAATCATTAACGGTTATCATTATCCTTGGTGTTTTAGTGGGTCTATTATTTGCGGATTCGTGGAAAAGAGCACAAATTCCGGTTACTTTGTATCGTCATAAGCATTATGAAAATGGTATTGAAGATCCAAATCCTGTTACCTCGATTCAAGTATTGGCTACCAGAGCTTataatcaaagaaattgttaCATTTCTGGGTTTATTTTGTATTTCTTAGTTTGTATTCCTACCGTGATGAGTATCTTAAGAAGATTAGTGAAATACAAGGATTTGATCATACAACAAGAGAAGGGTCTATCTGGAGATGTCAAAGTTTCTTCAGATGTGGTCACTACAAAGGAGGTggaaactttgaaaaatttgttacATGAAAAGAAGACCTCTCTTGAGGGTGTAAAGAGACAAgtgaagaatttggaaaagtATTTCGATGAAATGAACAAATCTccaaataaagaatctGTCAACACGAAAAAGAGCGAATAA